A single region of the Terriglobales bacterium genome encodes:
- a CDS encoding M1 family aminopeptidase gives MAAMAAAQTASVPQIAFETTSQAVPQPANTTSTSPEMALYRQLRSVALDGKKVFHIRDADLDREDIHISLTEGTIAFTQEVDGHVTGAFFEGEGEMLLVPPSQAERASLALFTHAAVLEEKFSTAYFRFNDATYDELRSGLRPIPAEEMQDFLTRWDSLAQSMADADALRLLLAMTNTKSARIFHARVAGLRMGTFDVNLDTSFIEQINVAQTSDSEDGTRYYDLWTAFPMRSARKEAEEGHKEDLHGFFDTPHYKIKTHILPTHELESEASLQLHSNREGLRALPFELSRFLQLKSVELNGAAAEFIQNEAVPGSQLARRGNDIFVVLLPHALHAGEDAELKFVYSGSVLSEAGGGLMYLGARGIWYPNQGPAMATYDMEFRYPTSWTLVASGHRTSQQNVGGEQVSQWVSDRPVPLAGFNLGQFVSSSTHVGATLVETYAARGVEERLQHALTTHQDVEHVDPRTKKIVVESLTSIPILNPSEQVKPLTERAAETINFISSRLGPFPFPSLALTQVPGSSSQGWPGLVYLSSYAFLGPAVWDQSLARSSEFNHIMYDKLMPAHEIAHQWWGDKVLWETYRDEWMMEALANYFALLELQSTSPEKFKVAMEAYRRMLLEKNKEGMEYKDAGAVTLGVRLASSKFPDGYDKVLYGRGTWLIHMLRMMLRESAARQPGRTKAGAASSAATGDELFFQVMRNLQQQYASSRFSTQDLQSGFEKVMPDNLSYENKKSLDWFFSNWVNGTAIPKLEATEVRITRKANGSGVVVTGTLLQSETPKDFVTSVPIYGAFAAANQEPVFLGRVFADGEESNFRFEAPADVTHVLVDPYQSVLRRP, from the coding sequence ATGGCGGCCATGGCAGCCGCACAGACAGCGTCTGTGCCCCAGATTGCATTCGAAACCACATCCCAAGCCGTGCCCCAGCCGGCCAATACTACTTCTACTTCGCCCGAGATGGCCCTCTACCGCCAGTTGCGTAGTGTCGCCCTAGATGGCAAAAAAGTCTTTCATATTCGCGATGCTGACCTGGACCGTGAAGATATTCATATCTCCCTGACCGAAGGCACTATTGCCTTCACCCAGGAGGTGGATGGCCACGTGACCGGGGCGTTTTTTGAGGGCGAGGGCGAGATGCTGCTGGTTCCACCTAGCCAGGCAGAGCGCGCCTCGCTCGCCTTGTTTACCCATGCCGCTGTTCTGGAAGAAAAATTTTCTACTGCGTATTTCCGCTTCAACGATGCTACTTATGACGAATTGCGCAGCGGCCTGCGCCCTATTCCGGCCGAGGAGATGCAGGACTTCCTCACCCGATGGGATTCCCTGGCGCAAAGCATGGCTGATGCCGACGCCTTGCGCTTGCTCCTGGCGATGACGAATACCAAGTCTGCCCGGATCTTTCATGCTCGGGTGGCGGGCTTGAGGATGGGCACGTTTGATGTGAACCTGGATACCAGCTTTATCGAGCAGATTAATGTGGCCCAGACCAGCGATTCGGAAGACGGGACCCGCTATTACGATTTGTGGACCGCGTTCCCCATGCGTTCGGCCCGTAAAGAAGCTGAAGAAGGGCACAAAGAAGACCTGCATGGGTTCTTTGACACTCCCCACTATAAGATCAAGACGCATATTCTGCCTACGCATGAGCTCGAGTCCGAGGCCAGCTTGCAATTGCATTCCAACCGCGAGGGATTGCGCGCACTTCCCTTTGAACTCTCGCGATTCTTGCAGCTCAAGTCGGTAGAGCTGAATGGAGCCGCCGCTGAATTTATCCAAAATGAAGCCGTTCCCGGGTCGCAGCTTGCGCGCCGGGGCAACGATATATTTGTGGTCCTGCTGCCCCACGCCTTGCACGCGGGCGAAGATGCCGAACTGAAGTTTGTTTACAGCGGTTCGGTGCTCTCTGAGGCCGGCGGCGGATTGATGTATCTGGGGGCGCGCGGCATCTGGTATCCCAATCAGGGGCCGGCCATGGCTACTTACGATATGGAGTTCCGCTATCCAACTTCCTGGACCCTGGTTGCCAGCGGCCATCGCACATCGCAGCAGAACGTCGGCGGCGAGCAGGTATCGCAATGGGTATCGGACCGGCCTGTGCCCCTCGCGGGCTTCAATCTTGGCCAGTTTGTGAGCAGCTCAACTCACGTGGGGGCAACTCTGGTGGAAACCTATGCGGCCCGTGGCGTGGAGGAGCGTCTGCAGCACGCGCTTACCACGCACCAGGATGTGGAGCACGTAGATCCCCGCACCAAAAAAATTGTCGTCGAATCTTTGACTTCAATTCCAATTCTCAACCCTTCGGAGCAGGTCAAACCCCTGACCGAGCGTGCCGCCGAGACCATCAATTTCATCTCTTCGCGCCTTGGTCCCTTTCCATTCCCATCCCTCGCGCTGACCCAGGTGCCGGGGAGCAGCAGCCAGGGCTGGCCGGGATTGGTTTATCTTTCCAGCTATGCATTTCTGGGTCCTGCCGTGTGGGACCAATCTCTGGCGCGCTCCAGCGAATTCAATCACATCATGTACGACAAATTAATGCCCGCCCATGAAATCGCGCATCAATGGTGGGGCGACAAAGTTCTCTGGGAAACCTACCGCGATGAATGGATGATGGAAGCCCTCGCCAACTATTTCGCCCTGCTGGAGCTGCAGTCAACCAGTCCGGAAAAATTTAAAGTCGCGATGGAAGCCTACCGCCGTATGCTGCTGGAAAAAAACAAAGAAGGAATGGAATACAAAGATGCCGGAGCGGTAACTCTGGGCGTTCGGCTGGCGTCGTCCAAATTTCCCGATGGCTACGATAAAGTGCTCTACGGACGCGGCACCTGGCTCATTCACATGTTGCGCATGATGCTGCGCGAGTCTGCCGCGCGCCAGCCCGGACGGACCAAAGCAGGCGCAGCCTCTTCTGCTGCCACCGGCGATGAACTCTTCTTCCAGGTTATGCGCAATCTTCAACAGCAATATGCCAGCTCCAGGTTTTCCACCCAGGACCTTCAGAGCGGCTTTGAAAAAGTAATGCCCGACAATCTCTCTTACGAGAACAAAAAATCGCTCGACTGGTTCTTTTCCAACTGGGTCAACGGTACAGCCATTCCCAAATTAGAGGCGACAGAGGTCCGCATAACGCGCAAAGCCAATGGCAGCGGCGTTGTGGTGACCGGAACGCTGTTGCAGAGCGAGACCCCGAAGGACTTCGTGACCTCGGTGCCGATCTATGGCGCCTTCGCCGCCGCCAATCAGGAGCCGGTTTTCCTGGGACGCGTCTTCGCCGATGGCGAGGAAAGCAACTTCCGCTTCGAAGCCCCGGCGGATGTCACCCACGTGCTGGTTGATCCATACCAGAGCGTGCTGCGGCGGCCGTAA
- a CDS encoding VWA domain-containing protein produces the protein MRKMAITSVIVALALANPSLPGAASPQSDNTQDKDTTLHSQVDLVSVYFTVRDEKKHLAGELGQDHFRVFEDGREQPIKFFANHSDVVLNVGMLLDTGTNMAWMLNEEADASTMFLKRVVRPNDLGFVVSYHARVDTIQLPTSDTALLQEKINDIRREGSAVGIPDETPPPSMPLPNPTGPLGQRYDERREAHLYDAIYASTNRFLAREVGRKAVVIVALSDDSKSETTLEEALERLLQNDVIAYVLQIYDPPRESSRFDHCDVRHTYEKDKYGDYMLKKLAEATGGRMLEVHGIDKLETALDEIAQELHQQYSLGYYPANPTKDGKFRKIQITAQDHGYRVFARKGYYAHQPEH, from the coding sequence ATGCGCAAGATGGCGATCACCTCGGTCATCGTGGCATTGGCATTAGCCAACCCCAGCTTGCCTGGGGCAGCTTCTCCCCAGAGCGATAACACCCAAGACAAAGACACCACCCTTCACAGTCAGGTTGACCTGGTTTCCGTTTACTTCACGGTTCGCGATGAGAAGAAGCATCTGGCCGGCGAGCTTGGGCAAGATCACTTCCGCGTGTTTGAAGACGGCCGGGAGCAGCCCATCAAGTTCTTTGCCAACCACAGCGATGTCGTGCTCAACGTCGGCATGCTGCTCGATACCGGAACCAACATGGCATGGATGCTGAACGAAGAAGCCGACGCTTCTACCATGTTCCTGAAGCGTGTGGTCAGGCCGAATGACCTGGGATTCGTGGTGAGCTACCACGCGCGGGTAGATACCATCCAGTTGCCAACCTCCGACACTGCGTTACTGCAGGAAAAAATTAACGACATCCGCCGCGAGGGCAGCGCGGTCGGAATCCCCGATGAAACGCCGCCTCCGTCGATGCCGTTGCCCAATCCTACCGGCCCCCTGGGACAGCGCTACGATGAGCGCCGCGAAGCCCACCTCTACGATGCCATCTATGCCTCGACCAACCGCTTCCTGGCGAGAGAAGTTGGACGCAAGGCCGTAGTCATCGTGGCGCTCTCCGATGATTCCAAGAGCGAAACCACGCTCGAAGAAGCACTGGAAAGATTGCTGCAAAACGACGTGATTGCCTACGTGCTGCAGATTTATGATCCGCCGCGCGAATCCAGCCGCTTTGATCACTGCGACGTGCGCCATACCTACGAGAAAGACAAGTACGGAGATTACATGCTGAAGAAGCTGGCCGAAGCCACCGGCGGACGCATGCTCGAAGTGCACGGCATTGATAAGTTGGAAACCGCGCTCGACGAAATCGCGCAAGAGCTGCACCAGCAATACAGCCTGGGCTACTACCCGGCCAACCCCACCAAGGACGGGAAATTCCGCAAGATACAGATCACCGCCCAGGACCACGGCTATCGCGTCTTCGCCCGCAAAGGCTATTACGCGCATCAGCCGGAGCACTGA
- a CDS encoding DUF72 domain-containing protein — protein MAGKLYAGTSGWTYPSWKPKFYPAKLAAAKFLQYYATRLNTVEVNYTFRHYASEKTQNNWLSVIPPEFKFSIKAHQNITHLKRLRDATELAQGFLNSLQPLTEAGRVGMVLFQLPPFLKADAGLLEEFLTGLPKSGRLSFEFRHASWFADPIYTLLQKFNAALCIAESEKLETPDVATADFCYYRLRKGEYSKKEREKQSEQFSRHLGKNRDVFVYFKHEETPDGALYAEELLAQYKS, from the coding sequence ATGGCTGGGAAACTTTACGCAGGCACCTCAGGATGGACGTACCCTAGCTGGAAGCCGAAGTTCTATCCCGCCAAACTGGCCGCCGCAAAATTTCTTCAGTACTACGCAACCCGCCTCAACACCGTCGAAGTCAATTACACCTTCCGTCACTATGCCAGTGAAAAGACCCAGAACAACTGGCTCAGTGTCATCCCGCCAGAATTCAAGTTTTCCATCAAAGCCCACCAGAACATAACCCACCTCAAACGCCTGCGTGACGCCACCGAACTCGCACAGGGCTTTTTAAACTCGTTGCAACCGCTGACCGAAGCCGGCAGAGTGGGTATGGTCCTGTTTCAGCTCCCGCCGTTTCTGAAAGCCGACGCCGGACTGCTGGAAGAGTTTCTGACCGGCCTGCCCAAATCGGGACGCCTCAGCTTCGAGTTCCGCCACGCTTCCTGGTTCGCCGACCCGATCTACACCTTGCTGCAAAAATTTAACGCCGCCCTGTGCATAGCAGAAAGCGAAAAACTCGAAACCCCCGACGTTGCCACCGCCGATTTCTGCTATTACCGCCTGCGCAAGGGCGAATACTCCAAAAAAGAACGCGAGAAGCAGTCCGAGCAATTCAGCCGGCACCTGGGAAAAAACCGCGACGTCTTCGTGTACTTCAAACATGAAGAGACCCCCGACGGCGCGCTCTACGCTGAAGAGCTGCTGGCGCAGTATAAGAGCTAA
- the ligD gene encoding DNA ligase D — MTLDEYRRKRSFEKTPEPPPKPAASQGARFFIQRHSARRLHYDLRLEAGGALKSWAVPKGPTLDPGEKRLAVLVEDHPIDYGNFEGTIPEGNYGAGSVTVWDCGTYELVGDESFEQQMDRGDLKFQLHGHKLMGLFGLVRMKNRGKGNEWLLLKKKDFAAKPGWNAEDDISSVVAATIDPAAIPGAASSEMPDEIIPMLATPETHLPQGPDWLFELKWDGVRAVAFLTPDAVRMTSRKSTSIERQYPELAGMQKHVAAQTAILDGEVVALDSQGHPSFALLQPRIGSVASAVAQLAKSRPVNYFVFDLLYFNGYDLRNSPLAERKRILQTIIRPNATVRYSEHYAGNGKPLLQFAREHELEGIVAKHAASRYESKRSNTWLKIKLVTQQDFVICGMTSGEREYFGSLALGVYDKNKLVYVGNAGSGFDQQLLKQTYELLQPLIIKSCPFGEEPKIIGETTWVSPELVCAVRFGSWTNDGRLRAPVFVGLRNDIDPRDCVREQEPQAIAGDDSVTAPVQRRLLPPKVAEVMLNIEGKSLKFTNLNKVFYPKEGYTKRDVINYYDAVADLILPHLHDRALSLKRYPNGIEGKYFFQKDAPPSFPSWLLTVPISSEPDSDPINYVVANDRRSLLYLANLGCIDQNPFMSRITSLDNPDFMLIDLDPVHCGFDRIVEAALLVRQKLDIFGLQGFPKTTGGDGLHIYVPLEPRYTYDQVRTFAEILARLVAHERTDLFTTPRTVSKRERGKVYFDYLQISSWKNIAAPYVLRAYPGAPVATPLAWTELTRDLTPAQFHIGNAIERFSRVGDLFAPVLTLKQGLEDALAKLEPVLRTQGRS; from the coding sequence ATGACACTAGATGAATACCGTCGAAAACGGTCCTTTGAAAAGACCCCGGAGCCCCCGCCTAAACCAGCCGCATCCCAGGGGGCGCGGTTCTTTATTCAGCGCCACAGCGCCCGGCGGCTCCACTATGACTTGCGCCTCGAAGCCGGTGGAGCGCTGAAGTCCTGGGCGGTGCCGAAAGGGCCTACGCTCGACCCCGGTGAAAAGCGCCTGGCTGTGCTGGTGGAAGACCACCCCATAGACTACGGCAACTTTGAGGGCACAATCCCCGAGGGCAACTATGGCGCGGGCAGCGTAACTGTCTGGGACTGTGGGACTTACGAGCTGGTCGGCGACGAATCTTTCGAGCAGCAAATGGATCGCGGAGACCTTAAGTTCCAGCTCCACGGCCACAAGCTTATGGGCTTGTTTGGGCTTGTCCGCATGAAAAACCGGGGCAAGGGCAACGAATGGCTGCTGCTCAAGAAAAAAGACTTTGCCGCCAAACCCGGATGGAACGCCGAAGACGACATCAGCAGCGTGGTAGCCGCAACCATAGACCCGGCGGCGATCCCCGGAGCGGCGAGCTCCGAAATGCCGGATGAAATTATTCCTATGCTGGCTACCCCAGAGACCCATTTGCCGCAGGGGCCAGACTGGCTTTTTGAGCTTAAGTGGGATGGGGTCCGCGCCGTAGCTTTTCTCACCCCTGACGCCGTTCGAATGACCTCGCGAAAAAGTACCAGCATCGAAAGGCAATATCCTGAACTCGCGGGAATGCAGAAGCACGTTGCCGCCCAGACCGCGATTCTCGATGGCGAAGTCGTCGCGCTCGATAGCCAGGGGCATCCCAGCTTTGCCCTGCTGCAGCCGCGCATCGGCTCGGTCGCCAGCGCGGTCGCTCAACTGGCCAAGAGCCGGCCGGTCAATTACTTTGTCTTCGACCTGCTCTATTTCAACGGATACGACCTGCGCAACTCGCCGCTCGCCGAACGCAAGCGCATCCTGCAGACCATCATTCGTCCCAACGCGACCGTGCGCTACTCCGAGCACTATGCCGGCAACGGCAAACCTCTGTTGCAATTCGCCCGGGAGCATGAGCTGGAAGGTATTGTCGCCAAGCACGCCGCCAGCCGCTATGAATCCAAACGCAGCAACACCTGGCTCAAAATCAAACTCGTCACCCAACAGGATTTTGTCATCTGCGGCATGACCAGCGGAGAGCGCGAGTACTTTGGCTCGCTCGCGCTCGGAGTCTATGACAAAAACAAGCTGGTTTACGTGGGCAATGCCGGCTCCGGGTTTGACCAGCAGCTTCTCAAGCAGACCTATGAGCTGCTGCAGCCGCTCATCATCAAATCATGCCCATTTGGGGAAGAACCGAAGATCATCGGCGAAACCACGTGGGTCTCGCCCGAACTGGTCTGCGCCGTGCGCTTCGGCTCATGGACCAACGACGGCCGGCTGCGCGCGCCGGTTTTTGTCGGCCTGCGCAACGATATTGATCCTCGCGACTGCGTTCGCGAGCAGGAACCCCAAGCCATTGCTGGTGACGACTCCGTTACAGCTCCAGTGCAGCGCAGGCTCTTGCCGCCCAAGGTCGCCGAAGTCATGCTTAACATCGAAGGCAAGAGCCTCAAGTTCACCAACCTGAACAAAGTCTTCTATCCCAAAGAGGGATACACCAAGCGCGACGTGATTAATTACTACGACGCCGTCGCAGACCTTATTCTTCCGCATCTGCACGACCGGGCGCTCTCATTGAAGCGCTATCCCAATGGGATCGAGGGAAAATATTTCTTCCAGAAAGACGCTCCCCCCAGCTTTCCTTCCTGGCTGCTGACCGTGCCCATATCGTCAGAGCCTGATTCTGACCCCATAAACTATGTAGTCGCCAACGACCGGCGAAGCCTGCTCTACCTCGCCAATCTGGGCTGCATCGACCAGAACCCATTCATGAGCCGGATTACTTCACTCGACAACCCCGATTTCATGCTGATTGATCTTGACCCCGTCCATTGCGGCTTCGACCGCATCGTTGAAGCCGCGCTCCTGGTACGGCAGAAGCTCGATATTTTTGGCCTGCAAGGTTTCCCCAAGACCACCGGCGGAGACGGTCTGCACATCTACGTCCCGCTTGAGCCGCGCTATACCTACGACCAGGTGCGGACCTTCGCCGAGATCCTCGCCCGCCTGGTGGCGCATGAGAGGACAGACCTGTTCACCACGCCAAGGACGGTCTCCAAGCGCGAGAGAGGCAAGGTGTACTTTGACTATCTTCAGATCTCATCGTGGAAGAACATCGCGGCACCCTATGTGCTGCGCGCCTATCCCGGCGCTCCAGTAGCCACGCCGCTGGCCTGGACGGAACTCACCAGAGACCTCACGCCCGCTCAATTCCATATCGGAAACGCCATCGAGCGTTTTTCGCGGGTAGGCGACCTCTTTGCCCCGGTGCTCACCCTGAAGCAAGGACTCGAAGATGCGCTGGCTAAGCTCGAACCTGTGCTGCGGACGCAGGGAAGAAGTTAG